A stretch of DNA from Diospyros lotus cultivar Yz01 chromosome 14, ASM1463336v1, whole genome shotgun sequence:
ATTAAATGaagttaattaaaattaaattaactaactGTTTTAATCTCGTTTGtcgaattaaaaataaaaagatgattCCAAATTCATCTAGCTTatagatggagagagagagagagagagagttgtggGTTTGTTAACCCCTTTGGCGAGGCTggaaagagagggagagctgaataattaaaaatgttttaatatttataatatatataataatgttgaaaattttaaaaatgaattttctattttagatttaattaaaaaattaaaattgaaaaccaaaaatattttctacagtGTGCAGACAAtaattttagagagagagaagattcggagagaaaaaaacaaaaaagctaGTGCCACGTCCaaatggaagaaacaaaagacattGCGAATCCACAGAGATTAAAAGATAGAAGCTTGGAAATgaatagaaaacatatataagaagAGTTGCGTGCAGACATCGATCCAAGAGAGGGAGAACAGTTTCTATCTGCAATTGAAGAAAAGACACAAATGGTATATAATAGACATGAGGCTGTTTGTCCCCGTGTATATACAACATACAAATTTGagggttaaaataaaaaactggagattttaattaattaggaaGAGGGGAATACTGCAGCTAATACACATATGAATCTGATGGAAGGAAAGAATTCAGTTAACTATATAAAGAACCCTAACAATGATgtgaagaaattaattaatcaaatagtcatgaagaagaagaattaagaagatgatgatgatgatgaagtggTATATAATTAATTCTGTCAACTAGCTTAGCTAGCTATAGGCAAGCTGAGTCGTCTCTCCAAGATCAAGAGCATCCACATGATGAGAAGCATCCAAAGGCAGCAATGGGAACTCATTATTCAGCTCTTGCATGAACCCTTCCAGCTCTGCAAATTCCGCCAGAAATCCGCAGGCGCCACTCGAGTTCTCGCCGACCCAAATCTCTTCTTCGCCCTTAATTCTCTCTCTGAATCCTGAAGAACAGAACCCAGTTTCCATTTTCTTCGTCGCCGGCTCTTCCTTTCTAGGGTTTCTCGGATTCTTCTTCTTGGCGGCGTCCCTTTCTGCTGCGGGCTTTCCAGTGAGCCTCTGGACCAGTTCCCGGAAATTGGCGACGTCTGTCTTGATGATCTCCGGTGCAAATATGTGAATTATGCGGATCTTTGGCTTCATTTTGGAGATCTTGCCTGACTCCTTATGGATGGCTAAAGCTGATGAGGCTGTTGTTCTTGCAACACAAGTTTGTTTCCTCATCATCATCCCCTCCATGATATCAAGCGTATcaggttagagagagagagagagagagagagagttggtgTGTGTTTGTTGGGGACAGAAaagaaggatatatatatatacgtgggGATGGAGATGGAGGAAGCAatttaagaaagaaaagaaaaagttagcTGTCAGTTGAGAGCAAGTACTGCTCGATCGGAATAATCATCCAGTttccatattattaattaattctcaattgagagagagagagagagagagagagagagagagagggagagagccaATTCCCATATGATATTTGGATTCCTcctgtacatatatatatatacatatgtagcaataatgttattttacagaattttgcataaaattaaaatgctattgaaataataagtaatgtatgtttatatataattattttttcctgtGTTCTTAATTAATTGAGGTGAAAAAGTTGACATTTCAGACGCATTATAAATGATCTGGTCCAGTATTACTATTGCTTGTAAATATGGATGAGTCTTATTATTTATTAAGATGTAATTATCATTCTCCCAGTAATTTATCAAAGGGTCAATCACACTGATCAGTATATAAGGTAAAAAAATACGTTGCAAAATGCTGTTATTTTCaaaggtttatatatatatatatatatatggaacagATTCCCCCTCCACCcactatatttaattaattaattaattaattagagccTTACTTTGCTAACTTATTTTAAAACCTTGTATAATATGCGTCAAGTAAACAAGGGGTTACTTTCGTTACATtaattatctctctctctctctctctctctctctcaattggGCCTTTTTATTAATGGGAGAAGAtgttatttggatatttaattataatattttaaataaaatgtattatatttgatgttaagtatataatatattataatacaaaaatgaaaacgaaaataaaattatgattttgcatatccaGACAGTGAATACATTCTTCTTTAATTGTCCTTTGGTCCTTGGCACGCATGAGTACTCTTAGTTGGGCAGGCAATGAATTATATATCCATCCAGTGATTACTGTGATGGCTGTGAATTGAATAAATGGACAGCCGTACTACTCTGCCCTTTTCTCAACCCTAAACATACATACAAACAAGCAAGCAAATCTCTCTAATGGCCCCTAATCTATTTATAATTAACTCTCTGTAATTACGTGAGACGAGGACGTACGTAGCCTCCAAATAGAAGCCAACAACAGTGCTAGAAATTCTTACCGTTCCTCCAGAAAAACAAAGTGGCCgcactgtgtgtgtgtgtgtgtgtgtctcgtCCCAGTACTACTCTTGATCCAATTAATAGGTCCGTCTCTACAGAACCATCGATCATCGGTCTACTTGTAAATAATGTGCGAAAGAATTCAACAGATAATGATGTTATAATtgacccatttaattaattaatgctaaCTGGGTGCAGTTGtctatattaagttgaatttcTTTCATTTGTCGCTTTGCATCTTGATCATGTAGCCATATGTAATTCATTAAGAGAGCCACTCTCCTTGCCGGTTCAGTACTCTCTCTAATATATCCTTAGCTAGCTTTATGAATTAATTATGAcgatacttatatatatatatatataattgatccATCAATAATCAAATCCCAACAATCATAATCTCCAACCAAGCATTCATTTTTCCTTGCTTAGTCTTCCTCTCTTATAATCGACATCTTGACACCATTTTTTACGTTTCTGTTTATTTTATCTCTTCATATGTTGATGATTTAAAATAGactatgcaaaaaaaaaaaaaaaaacaaatattattgtgtatttcattttttgttttaatttcgaTAAAGAAAAACTATACTAATTAAactttgtttatatataaatatgtctTGTAGTTTTCGTCTTAAAAAAAACACTTCTTTTTAAAATAGCAATTGAAATTCGAATTTATTAAGTTTCAAGTTCTTATCGAGGGAGTTAAGTATAGTATGAGTAACTCCTAACCTTCTCGAGTTAACAAATATAATCCTTCTTATCATTCCTCTTTccaaatttgtgatcttaaaaCTCATTATCTCtaactagctagctaggtactatggatatatatatatagccttataACCTCTTTTAGCGAAAggcatttacatatatttaattaagttatcaTCACCCCTTTCTTAGGAGCACTATAACTCCCCTTTTATGGGCATTAATTCGTCCAAGTTTCCTGGAATGTTAATGGGATTGGAAATCGGATTCGTtggtctatttatttatttatgcgtTTGGGTGCCTGCAAAACCATGGGCCACAAATAAGTGGAGCCACCCATTTTATCTTTCGATTAGATTAGATTATTTGTGGGGTCAAGCCTACCTTCTTTTGTTCACTCTTTGTGTATGTCTTGCTATAATTTTGGAGCAATTTTCCACTGCAAAATATGTACTTCTGCCTAAGAATTCCTTTTTCATTTCCAACCAATTCTATATATAAATTCTCACACTATAATAGTTTGAAGTTGCTGACATAACTTTATGGCCAACCGATGGAATTTGTATTGTACGTAAACCATTCATGGCATCTGACATCTAATTTGTAACTTTTAACGTAAGCTCCCAATTACGTACGCTTAATTCAATTCATAAGTTGCTGTTTGCTAACCCCAAATGATGactaacaaaaagagtattggATACAAAACACGATTTTGTGTGCTCGGGTGAACTAAGCTGATGAGCTCTTATTATTAGCAATAGGTATAACTTAAATTGACTATTTTTTAATGagtaaagatttttttttttttattaacgtATCATCACGAACGCTTCCGCTATTTAACCCCACGATTTCAGTAaaaaaggtaaatcaagaaATTCAGTAGGCAAGTTTCAACCTATAGCACAACTGCAAACGTGAGGGCGgcaagcattttttattttttaaggttGCTCCTTGTTTACTGAATTATTTTCTAAGCATAACTCGAACACGGAATTCAGAGACCCAAAAAGTAACACCCCAACAGTTCTTTTTTTATCAGTTGATCTACACCTTGGAGATAATAAAGACTCTTATGTGATACGAGTTGTAATgctaataattttatctttctctttaaattaagaaattatgatgaaaattaatttatttttattttttaattttaaatgtccaCAACTTTTTTCTTGTCTTGTTCTAAAAGATGATTTTTAGTAACATTAgtaataaaattacattaagagtttaaattataaaaataatattttgataaaaaaaaaaaagaagcgaTTACGtgtcttaatttaattttatttataaaaaatgaatttaccaatcaattaaaaagtttaattcttaatcaattaatatataatcCCAGCAATGAAATGGTGACACGCATGGGCACAGAGAGACACAGCACGGCGGTTCGTGCGACCATCAATCGATGGATGTGAGATCACGTCAGTGGCCCAGATTCCTGACCGCACGAGGCCGGCCTTATGGGCCCGCCGATTCCGATTCTACCCCGATCTCGTGGTCCCGGCAGGCGACGGTGCCGCCACGTGGCGAGGGAGAGGGAGTACATACGTGGTGTGGGACGTGAAGAGTTGCTTGAGGCGTGCGTCCAGCTACGTGTGTGTTGTGTGTTGGGTAGTATTATTAGTGTAATGACGTTGAGACACTAATTTAAGGGAAATTCTTAACAGTCCGAAGGGTTTATTGGGGTCTTAtccaattgggtcaaaaagacCCAAATGTTCTCGTTCAGTTttcatctctctcattttttatgGTCATTGCGATTGCTGATCGCTTTTACGTTCTCCTCGCCTCGCTTCTCTCCCTTCTCATGGGGTGATCGCTTTTGCTTTCTCCTCGCCTCACCTCACTACCATCGTCTCGTCGACCGTCGAAGAATGCAGCA
This window harbors:
- the LOC127790543 gene encoding VQ motif-containing protein 25-like yields the protein MEGMMMRKQTCVARTTASSALAIHKESGKISKMKPKIRIIHIFAPEIIKTDVANFRELVQRLTGKPAAERDAAKKKNPRNPRKEEPATKKMETGFCSSGFRERIKGEEEIWVGENSSGACGFLAEFAELEGFMQELNNEFPLLPLDASHHVDALDLGETTQLAYS